One genomic window of Nicotiana sylvestris chromosome 10, ASM39365v2, whole genome shotgun sequence includes the following:
- the LOC138879894 gene encoding uncharacterized protein: protein MYVGPCRIIQRIGLVAYKLELPPEISLVHPVFHVSMLRKVVGDPSTIVPVKTIEVNEELSYEEVPVAILVRQVRKLRNKEITSVKVLCWNQQVEEATWEAEIEMKKKYPHLFE from the coding sequence aTGTATGTCGGACCATGccgaatcattcagaggattggtctggtggcatacaagctcgaacTTCCACCCGAGATTTCACTAGTACACccagtctttcatgtgtccatgttgagaaaggtagtgggagatccgtccactattgtgccagttaaaaccattgaggttaatgaagagttgtcgtatgaagaagttccagttgccattcttgttAGGCAAGTtaggaaattgagaaataaggaaattacatccgtgaaagtgttatgttggaaccagcaagttgaggaagccacttgggaagccgagattgaaatgaaaaagaagtacccacatttgtttgaatag